CACTAATAAAAACCATGGAAGTCTAAGATTTACCATTACATTATGTATCTGCCTGTTCAGATTTATTTGCAGATCCTACTAtggttaatttctttatttctaaagaatCACATCAGGCTATGTTTAAGAGAGTTAATAACAATGTTCATTGTAGGAATATTATTAAAAACCATCATTTTGCaattacacattaaaaaataataactgcaccgtttattaaaataataatgataaacagTGACATAAGAGATAAGGAGAGCAGACAGGAGCTGTGCAGTGTGACTTCGCCAGGAGTTCCCATTACCATGTAAGTAGAGTGTGGCCCCGAATGCTGATGGAAATAGACTGGGAGCAAGTTACCTCAATTCCTGCAGATCCATGTGCTGTGTCTGGGAAAATCTCTGTCTGGGGTAAGGCAAATTTGGTAAACTATTTTCTATCCTCatagcagtgtgtgtgtgtgtgtgtgtgtgtgtgtgtgtgtgtgtgtgtgtgtgtgtgtgtttccctttGGGAAAGTCAGTGATACATCCAATTATTTAGGGTTTTCTTTAAAGTGATAATTGGCTGGAAATTGCCTTAGCGCTTCCATGTCCTCAATCAGGACATCATCATGCACTTCTTCgatttttcttcatagctttATACAACTTAATATCCAGGCTAGGGAAACTGGAAATTTCCTCTAGGTCAAACAACTCCTTAAATCTAcctacaaatttattttctttctccaaccTGAATTTCATGACCCAGAGGATGATGGTGGTTTCTTTGCACAGATGGTCAAAGGTAACAAGGAGTTCTTCCAAGAAAGGATGAGCATAGACCACATCCGCTGCCAGGATATAGTCAAAATTATTGGAAGACCTGGGGAAGTTTTTATCTAAATCTACTCCCCAGGAAAGTTCTTTAACCTGAGGCAAATGCTTGCTTTTCATCTTGGTGTTTCGGGAAATGTTATACTGTAGGTTTCCAAGTAATTCAGGTAAATCTGTGGCAGTCACATGAGCACCTgtgaaacaaagaacaaaagaaaaagtaatcctTGTGGGATaagctaaaataatcaaaagtttGAAGCCAACACGCACCTTGCAATTCTGCACAATTGTTAGTGCCAAGGAAAGGACTGATCAGTACATACACACAGAAAGGGAATCCctttcaaaatatatgttaagGCAGCTATAGACtgctgtttaaagaaaaataaatgagtccCATGGTACTTGTGCACACCATTGCATTTCTCTGTTCTCTTGGCTTTTTGTTTGTGGTTTGTTTCGTGGTGATggctgttttctatttctctactacatgttaggagaaaaataatagagagaaagggaaattcaaaatatttggtACCCTCATTAGAACAATCAGAAGTCACTGATGTAAGCATCTCCCTAAAAGAATTCAGTCACATGGATCGAAGGAGAGTATGTAACATGGGGCATTCTATAGTTGAACGAGAAGACCTTGCATGAGAAGTAGTGGGAGGAAAGAAGGTTTTTTGATGACATCATATGGAAAGTACAACGACATCCATGTTTATGCCCAAGTTTTCAGCTTGACCCCATCATAAGTGTTAATCTTCCCACCAAAAGGTGTTTAAAGCTACAACATGCATATCATATGGTGCTCAGAAAGCCAAAGATCATAGATACATGACAGAATGCTTAAAGATGTAAACAATTTCCAAGTTGAAAATGCATAGTGGTGGTCATTtacaggaagaaaaattcacaggAGAAAATTTGTAGAAATTTGGTCCCTAAAGTGAACTTTGAACAGTACCAgggcttgaaaaaaaaatctttaaataaatctAGGATTGGCCAATTCCACAGCATCAGGCAAGCACAGACCAGGGTAAAGAATGGGAAAGCAGAATTGGAAGCTAAGTCTAGTTCAGCTTAGACCAAACTAGAACCCATTCCTTGGCCACATTGTCacaatatttcatgaaaatgttaaaatgaaagagaaatatgcATATCATTGGTAGAATCACAGAAATATAAGCCTTTATATTCTACTGTGGGTGGGTCTATCATTTtcaacaaatctttttaaaatcctaGGATAAGGAATATACCTCTTCCCATATTAAATGTAAACTATCTGACTATTACACTTAATATCTTTGTGTCTAGAGAGGTAAACACCACCACTTTCTAAATACTGACTAAACAAAGCTTTCATCTTTTGATATTTGTTTCAAGTTAAACAAACAGACCAAAGGGATCAatgctttttaataaaacaaatggctTCCCAAAACACAAATTCTGAGACTTTCAGGTATAAATCAAACAGTGACTCTGACTCTATCCATACTAAATGGAATAGTGACTTTGGAAAGTAGTACCAGGACAgagtaatttttcaaaaatatatttgggagGACTTCAAGGGTCCTATGTCTCTCCAGTGTTTAGAAAGTTGTAAATTGCTGAATCTTGAATTCCTCTCAAGATTTTAGAGTGGCAGGTGTGCACTTTTGAAGATCAAGTAAATCAAGACAGATTTGGGTAGTGCACACCAGAGCAGGCAGCTAAATTAGGGCAATGAAATagataataacaaaaaaagagtgAACTGAAATAGGCTCCAGCATACATAGAGACTATCACACGCTTAGTTGGAAAAGATGCTGGTGAGAGAAGTAGAGGTCATGAAAGAAGAATGGAAatgaactgagaaaataaattcaaggacaaatacctaaaaatagaaGTGGACATGTGATTTTTATGTGATCTATAATACTTCTTCCCTATTCTAGCAGGTGCTTTTTCATAAAAGCATAGCACTTCAAAACCCAAAAGGAATCTACAGCTACATGGGAACACTGAAATAGCACTAAAATCTAAAGTGCATCAGAATCAGCAGCAATAGATCCTGTCTCTGCCTGGTATTTCACACACCTACTATAGCAACCAGCAGGCTTAAGTGCACCTCCCATTTAGATACTTTATCTAAGGCCTGTGACTTAGCACTTTATCAAAGAATCAACACAACTTACACAGAAAGTTCTAAAAGAAGCCAGGAAGAAGACTTTAAGATTGGTAGAGCTTCTTGATGAAGCCCaatcaaacaattaaaaagttacaaataGGCCCAGGTCATAGTACATTGGATAGTAAAACAACTAATGATATTTGATCATTAAATTCTCTGACCCCTATTCAATCAAAAAGATCTACTTACCAAGTAAACTTGCCACAATGGAGACCAGCCCTGTTCCAGCTCCAATTTCAATCACATTTTTGTCAATCATGTTATACTGCTTTGCATTTGTTTCCAGGAAATAGCACAGAACAAGGGCCTAcaagagtttaaaaaaagaaaaatgtggtgcTGTCCAAAtagtaacagaaaataaaactaaattctaTTAGATAAATATGCCACTGATGCTATGATATGTGTGTATACGTGTGAGCATGtgagtgtatttgtgtgtgtacatgcacatcaCTCCAAATTATCATCAGCAGAAGTACATCTACTGAAAGGTTCAACATTTTGGCTAGAAAAAGCTTTTGGGGATTGTTAGGAAAAAACCAGagataactaaaaatacagaattcaGTTGCTTAGGTTTGATCATCTTTAAAGGAAGCACCTTCTAATACTACTAGTCATTTCCAAGTAGTGTAAAGGGTTGAGAAAAGCAATGGTGGTTGGTCCACTACCTTTCATAGGACAATCGGTAAAGGAGTGGGGGCCTTTTAGAATATTCTGCACGTGAGACTCATAGTTTCATTATAATTATTCAGTTCAAATGCCAgcaaaatgggaaataaaaatgtttactattataaatttgttaaaaaaaaaactgaaggaataAACAACTTTATTATtcctacaaattttgataaaaatcCAAAATAGAATTAATTGGTAGAAGCAATTTCCTAATCATgtgatttctaaaatttaatgttatttgaGGTCACAAAGTAAGACTATGgaacctattttctttttccaagtagAATATAATAATGAACCAAACTGGCTGGAAAGTAATTAGAATGTAGCAAATTTTGTGTGAAATTATACCGATGGCCAAACAACAGCACCGTAACAGTCCATGGCTTCAGTAATCCGAATCTCATgaccaacaaaatgaaaaccttcCCAGGCAGTGGTTGTTATCAGAGTTGGAGTGAAACACCTTGCCAAGATCTCTGTGACCACCTGCTTGTCATCATAGTTTTCTCTGATCtctgaaagtagaaaaaataaaggcaatggCTGCGTTAGTAAATCCATGAAAAAGGAGAAGAACCAGATGGAAATGCAGTATTTCTACTCAGTCTAAGTGACTTTTGAATAGTCAGTGActttagatgaaataaaataatctaatacGTTAAACTATTTGAAATAACTCATAAACTAACATTTCATACATCAGGGTAACAACATCTTTCAGATTTTTACTGAAGCTGAAAATCACCACTAGCCATTTCTGCAATGCTACATGAAACAAAGAAttgatatactttttaaaagcaatacatTTTAAGGGCCACCAATCAGTTCATATAGAATAAGAGAAAGATTAATGATGAAGTATGTGATCTGAACTTTCCATGTTGGCCACACAGTGCAATTCCAGTTACTTtactctgtgtgccaggcacagcgcTGGGTGATGGAAATGGAGTAGTTAGCCAGACAGACACGGACCCTACACTGGGGAAAACTACAAATTCATAGACACAGTTTATCTGAACTTCAGCAGTACATGTGGTATCTCACAGCATCCCCATGAAGAAGTATTGGATTGGATGAAAGAGTTTTTCCACAGTGCCCCCAAAGCACATGGCTTTGATGCCCACCTGGGCAGACCTTTCTAATAATTGGTATGTTCTCAGCTTTGCCCTGACAAACATTTTCATCAATTGTTTGATGATACTGAGTATGATCAAATTTCAGATGGTATAAATGAGATAGGAACAACAAGTATGCTAGAAAGCCAAATGTGATCATAATATCTTGGTGAGATAAGAGTGGATTGGACACAACGATGTGAAATTTAATAAAGGTAAGTCTAAAGACCACATTCAGCCTGAGTTTAACCACGCTGcttgaaaagagaaacagatataTAGATTTAATTGGCCACAGGCTCAATATGAGTCCTTGGCATAATACAATTGTCAAAAAAGCTGTTACACCCAGGCCTTGTTaacaatataatttctaaatgagGTAGTAAAGGCTCTGTTCTAGTTCATGCTGGTCAGAGCATACTCGTACACCATGTTCTCAGGAAGCCCCACTGTAGAGAGATACTGAGAAATTAGAGCACCTGAGAGGTGAGAAATTTTTAAACTCAACCTTATAAAGAGGACAGTTTGGGGAGATCAACATGTtcattataaagaagaaaagacctGAGGGAACATAGCAGTTTTCACAAATTTAAAGGACTAGGAAATAGATGTATGTGTACGcgcatgcgtgcgtgtgtgtatgtgtcgcACTTAGAATCCAGACAGAACCATGTGTTCTCCAAAAGAGCTCCAACTTAACTACACCCCACAGGAAGGGCCCAGCCCACCACCCAACTCTACAACTACTGTAAACATTGACTCTTGACAGAGATGCagagaaaacaaagacataaaaaaattaatattcttcagCAAGAACCATctcttctatttaatatttttaactgtaCTACTTAAACAACTGCATGCATTCACATTCAGGGAGAGTTCTAAGAACCAAATAATATTGgtaatatgttttatttgaacTTTAACTTTCATCTCACTATATGCACTTGCCTTGCTAATAAGATTgaagggggcggggagagggcaacATTTGCTGAGGAAGTTCTTCAGGGAAAAGTAGAGAACATTAATTGCTTCCTTGACCTTTAGCTGAATTTGTCCTCTTGGGCCTCCTTGCACACTCCTTGTAAATGTAGCACTTCTTTGACAAGTCACCTAAGGTATCAGGGATTAATAGATGTTAGAGTACACTAAATCCCAGGGGCATCTTCGAAAGTTCCAGTCTTTGATATAAAAACTTTGCTTGTGAATATTTACTGCTACAACCTGACATCTTTGACTTTGCACGTTCTTTTAAAGGTTAGTTGGCCAGATTAGTGCTGCTGTCCTAACAACTACAGAAGGATGACAAATGAATTCCTGGCTTTTGACTGTGTCTTTCTTAATAAACCGAGttagtcatttctttttaagaatgaCCACATCTTTACTTTCATAAGGCAGTgagattgaaaatatatatgaacatatcaTAATAACTGAAAATTATGTATACTCCCAAACCAAAGGACCTTCAAAGAGATTGTGAGAAGCAACTATAACCACTATCAATTATAGATATATTCTAAAAAGAGCATAACTCCATCTATCATCCATGGTCACACAAAATTAGTTATATACCTAGGATGCTCATGTATCATATAGAAAATGTCAGGCTGAATAAAATTTAACTTacaatgttttttattaatattctctttttgatTTAAATATTGTAAGAATACTATAGGCATCCCATAAGAAATAACCCTCATAAAAATTAGCATAATTTGTAGCATGGAACCAAAATATGCTGAATTTGGCAGCttaaaataatttgcctaaaAGGGAATATGCTCTTTGTAAGGACAACAATGATAGAATGATCAAGTGTCTTTTGGAGTAACCaatgatgattaaaataaaatgtctttatgacaagaagaaaaaataataatttgtctaGATGtaatatgtggaattttaaatgagaacacacacaattattttcatcttaaaactTTGGGTGCTGTTTTCCCACATGAACTTCTATTTAAAGGTTTTGAGGTAATAGTTTCAATAGTAATTATTTACCTAAGTCAAATGACATGTTTAATACCAAGTTCTAGCAATGACACTACCCATTTCAATGTTGATAATAAGAATCTCTAAACTGTAATCTAATGGAAAGAGCCTCACAACCATAAAGGCATTGCTAGAGCAGCCCtattgtaataaaaagaaatctgtggtCCAGTTTAGAAAAAACATGTCCCTCCAACTGTATGCTTAGTCATTTGTTGAATAAGGGATttaatgttgaaaaaattaatgaatttagcAGATAGTCTTCGGTTTTTAGTTAAGATTTGAAGAGcaattttctacaaaaaaattaatagcctTGTCATACAACAGAATCCTAGTATACattctaaagaataaattttttcaCATATACCCTTTCCTTGTTATCTAACACTCAGATCCCAGGACAAATAACCAAAACCAG
This window of the Microcebus murinus isolate Inina chromosome 13, M.murinus_Inina_mat1.0, whole genome shotgun sequence genome carries:
- the LOC105864157 gene encoding putative methyltransferase-like protein 21E — encoded protein: MEEVQEIRENYDDKQVVTEILARCFTPTLITTTAWEGFHFVGHEIRITEAMDCYGAVVWPSALVLCYFLETNAKQYNMIDKNVIEIGAGTGLVSIVASLLGAHVTATDLPELLGNLQYNISRNTKMKSKHLPQVKELSWGVDLDKNFPRSSNNFDYILAADVVYAHPFLEELLVTFDHLCKETTIILWVMKFRLEKENKFVGRFKELFDLEEISSFPSLDIKLYKAMKKNRRSA